A window of Eubacteriaceae bacterium ES3 contains these coding sequences:
- a CDS encoding SAVED domain-containing protein produces MRYRWLHLSDLHSIASGIKTTIMREALIAEIQDISRQSSFDFIIITGDVSDKNCGYQDAESLINRIIAVTDVPLQKVFMIPGNHDLNRSIPDDRKQIIRKAWEIELFDEDECVYYDKLNKAQYDFFDTYETILGRTYPKDKIHFVESLDENIGIIHLNTAWMCYDSENESGKLHVGLNSLFKCISDPIIQKKPIKIAIGHHRMSDFNNCVEAHIKSLFKTMDIDLYLGGHCHDATVVFDPSIDTEFCSCRQGRAEDKDYPAGFIVGEINTETDQSHFQFYNWEISLAKWTYDYRVTPAKHGKYYLHGEKFTKMPEASRNIIVDFKLFGVSLNYDSIMKAFNIENSAIYKSSIQNIRPKSTEEWNACLNEVINIYESIIKNSNNAVHIFPIAAIPLLVAFGYLLQNDNPNINIYQYFENEDKWVYNEQDDYIKIVLNSKTNGSKILAVSVNISAPIDIVDIESALNGEFDLLSIGVEKPQLSYLNYYADVQRLKKALKIELDRIYYKYDEIHLFLAAPAGVCIEVGRIIRENMYPSTFVYNYQRVLKGNQYTRIYDLKAIRN; encoded by the coding sequence ATGAGATATAGATGGTTACATTTATCAGATTTACATTCGATAGCTTCAGGAATTAAAACCACTATTATGCGAGAAGCATTAATCGCAGAGATTCAAGACATTAGTCGACAGAGCTCGTTTGATTTTATTATTATTACAGGCGATGTAAGTGATAAAAATTGTGGATATCAAGATGCTGAGTCACTGATTAATAGGATTATTGCAGTTACTGATGTTCCATTACAGAAGGTTTTTATGATTCCGGGGAATCATGATTTGAATAGAAGTATACCTGACGATAGAAAACAAATCATTCGAAAAGCCTGGGAAATTGAATTATTTGATGAAGATGAATGTGTATATTATGACAAACTAAACAAGGCTCAATACGATTTTTTTGACACGTATGAAACTATACTGGGGAGAACATATCCTAAAGATAAAATCCATTTTGTTGAAAGTTTAGATGAAAATATTGGAATAATTCACCTTAATACTGCTTGGATGTGTTACGATTCAGAAAACGAATCAGGCAAATTGCATGTTGGGCTCAATAGCCTATTTAAATGTATTTCGGATCCGATAATACAGAAAAAACCAATTAAGATCGCAATTGGACATCATCGAATGAGTGATTTTAACAACTGTGTAGAGGCACATATAAAGAGTCTGTTTAAGACGATGGATATTGATTTATATTTAGGTGGTCACTGTCATGATGCCACCGTGGTTTTTGATCCATCTATTGATACAGAATTTTGCTCTTGTAGACAGGGAAGGGCTGAAGATAAAGATTATCCTGCAGGGTTCATCGTTGGAGAAATAAATACTGAAACAGATCAAAGTCATTTTCAATTTTATAATTGGGAAATTAGTCTTGCTAAATGGACATATGATTATAGAGTCACTCCAGCTAAACATGGTAAATACTATCTTCATGGAGAAAAATTTACGAAGATGCCAGAAGCCAGTAGAAACATTATTGTTGATTTTAAATTGTTTGGAGTTTCATTAAATTATGATTCCATAATGAAAGCTTTTAATATTGAAAATTCTGCGATCTATAAATCATCTATTCAAAATATAAGGCCTAAATCAACTGAAGAATGGAATGCATGTTTGAATGAAGTTATCAATATCTATGAGAGCATAATAAAGAATTCAAATAACGCAGTACATATATTCCCAATAGCAGCGATTCCATTACTTGTTGCTTTTGGATATTTGCTTCAAAATGATAATCCGAATATTAATATATACCAGTATTTTGAAAATGAAGATAAATGGGTTTATAATGAACAAGATGACTACATAAAAATTGTTTTAAATTCGAAAACAAACGGTTCAAAAATATTAGCAGTATCCGTCAATATAAGCGCACCTATTGATATTGTTGACATAGAGTCTGCTTTAAATGGTGAGTTTGACCTTCTGTCTATTGGAGTAGAAAAGCCGCAGTTATCATACTTAAATTATTATGCAGACGTTCAAAGATTAAAGAAAGCATTGAAGATTGAGTTGGATAGGATTTATTATAAATATGACGAGATACATCTTTTCTTAGCGGCTCCTGCGGGAGTATGTATTGAAGTTGGAAGAATAATACGTGAAAATATGTACCCGAGCACATTTGTATATAATTATCAAAGGGTATTGAAAGGAAATCAATACACAAGAATATATGATTTGAAGGCAATTCGTAATTGA
- a CDS encoding Mov34/MPN/PAD-1 family protein codes for MDYYCEKSMVFSIDEVVYQKWTSYIDNYNFAIESGGIIVGKLNPAEKQVIATDITVPQKKDKCTKNRYIRAELGHQEIMDNLWKESGFIKTYIGEWHTHNQRVPQPSWIDRRNWLQISKRKQNSVWLFFVIVGTEQIGVWSVLDGKIVKMETHNT; via the coding sequence ATGGACTATTATTGTGAGAAGTCTATGGTTTTTTCTATAGATGAAGTTGTTTATCAAAAATGGACCAGTTATATCGACAATTATAATTTTGCAATTGAAAGCGGTGGAATTATCGTTGGAAAGCTAAATCCTGCAGAAAAACAAGTAATCGCTACTGATATAACAGTACCTCAAAAAAAAGATAAGTGTACCAAGAATAGGTATATACGTGCAGAGCTTGGACATCAAGAAATAATGGATAATTTGTGGAAAGAATCTGGATTTATAAAAACCTATATTGGAGAGTGGCATACCCATAATCAACGTGTGCCTCAACCATCTTGGATAGATCGAAGAAACTGGTTGCAGATATCAAAAAGAAAACAAAATTCGGTATGGCTTTTTTTTGTGATTGTTGGTACTGAGCAGATTGGTGTGTGGAGTGTATTGGACGGAAAAATAGTAAAAATGGAAACTCATAATACGTAG
- a CDS encoding ThiF family adenylyltransferase: MTNEDIVGIIDYLNIHRDVCFKQIENCNKKYIAEYSGNILLENCDKIEMIISFSTDFPLTLPDIFVADNNKFRAHVGTEGKICLFDSSAILIKQAMADQLVLDCFDQAVKILNIQPGSKTYNNEVCREFDSYWLSIRNKMAYSCLDTKDIKYAEIPIVISHGTSIIGNTKDEAEVILRNNFGLAPDKNDFERTCLVIKIRAGSSMIPLAKQFKWSVVRRYIVENTSSSVRRQFKKFLDKKVKHYMRYIILAYPAEEGDILFGFRIEFNNSRYLKIGCNQMCRVENVFVERIDFEYLTMRGGAMSELKEKRVLLLGCGSIGGFIANNLCQAGIMNIDILDNDLFQPENVHRHWLGFDAISPKKYGYKADLVKEKLEAMYPYADIDPLNYTDRSAQKFISDEKRLGQYDLIISALGEPTINLEINRILNDNNIETPFVCCFNEPYGVGGHVISINIDKKSCLQCLYTDVISSDLVQFRGSFVAPEQNFKKNLSGCSGAFVPYSCLDSQQTALLAARQSIGILNGTYTNNSVSSWIGESEELLGQGFYLSEWYLANINNRNITIEAITNQNCSICNRRDKE, translated from the coding sequence ATGACAAATGAGGATATAGTAGGTATCATTGATTATCTTAATATTCATCGCGATGTTTGTTTCAAACAAATTGAAAACTGCAATAAGAAATATATTGCAGAGTACAGCGGGAACATCCTACTTGAAAATTGCGATAAGATTGAGATGATAATCTCGTTTTCCACAGACTTCCCACTAACTTTGCCGGATATTTTTGTTGCCGATAATAATAAATTTCGGGCACATGTGGGGACAGAGGGGAAGATATGCCTTTTTGACTCTAGTGCAATATTAATCAAACAAGCTATGGCTGATCAGTTAGTACTTGATTGCTTTGATCAAGCTGTGAAGATTCTAAATATACAACCTGGAAGTAAAACGTATAATAATGAGGTTTGTAGAGAATTTGATTCGTATTGGCTTTCAATTCGAAATAAAATGGCATATTCTTGTCTTGATACAAAGGACATTAAATATGCTGAAATACCGATTGTCATATCACATGGAACTAGTATCATAGGCAATACAAAAGACGAAGCGGAGGTTATTCTGCGTAATAATTTTGGCCTTGCTCCGGATAAAAACGATTTCGAAAGAACCTGTCTGGTTATCAAAATTAGAGCAGGAAGTTCTATGATACCACTGGCAAAACAATTTAAGTGGAGCGTGGTTCGAAGGTACATTGTTGAGAATACCAGTTCATCTGTAAGGCGTCAGTTTAAAAAGTTCCTTGATAAGAAAGTTAAGCATTATATGCGATATATAATCCTTGCTTACCCGGCTGAAGAGGGGGATATATTATTTGGTTTCCGTATAGAATTTAATAATTCAAGGTATTTGAAGATTGGTTGTAACCAGATGTGCAGAGTAGAAAATGTTTTTGTAGAAAGAATTGATTTTGAGTATTTAACTATGCGGGGCGGTGCAATGTCAGAACTGAAAGAGAAACGAGTACTTTTGCTTGGATGCGGTTCAATCGGGGGCTTTATTGCCAATAATCTTTGCCAAGCGGGAATTATGAATATTGATATTTTAGATAATGATCTTTTCCAGCCAGAGAATGTACATAGACATTGGCTTGGTTTTGATGCAATAAGCCCTAAAAAGTATGGATATAAAGCTGATCTTGTTAAGGAAAAACTAGAAGCGATGTATCCTTATGCAGATATTGATCCATTAAATTATACAGATAGAAGTGCTCAAAAATTTATTTCCGATGAAAAACGATTAGGACAATATGATCTCATAATTTCAGCACTTGGTGAGCCAACGATTAACCTTGAGATAAACAGAATCTTAAATGACAATAATATTGAAACACCATTTGTATGTTGCTTCAATGAACCCTATGGTGTCGGAGGCCATGTGATATCAATAAATATTGACAAAAAATCATGCTTGCAGTGCCTGTATACAGATGTGATTTCAAGTGACTTGGTTCAATTTAGAGGTAGCTTTGTTGCTCCAGAACAGAATTTCAAGAAAAATCTATCGGGATGTAGTGGGGCTTTTGTTCCATATAGTTGCCTGGACTCTCAACAAACAGCGTTGTTGGCTGCAAGACAGTCTATTGGTATTTTGAATGGCACATATACTAATAATTCTGTGTCTTCTTGGATAGGAGAATCGGAAGAACTACTTGGACAAGGATTTTACTTATCGGAATGGTATTTGGCCAATATAAATAATCGTAATATTACCATAGAAGCGATTACAAACCAGAATTGTAGCATATGTAATCGAAGAGATAAGGAGTAA
- a CDS encoding nucleotidyltransferase — MVNLQKEFIDFHNKIKLDDENATLREKRDILLKKLKDNISKDAAAYTTFNQGSYAMGTGIIPEDEDYDIDVGIKFNINKEDYSDPLVAKKWVRDALKGHTKSVEIRRSCVTVTYQKEGESVFHVDFAIYAADNVDGKLYIAKGKEYSTTENKKWELSDPQGLITTIKGKHSGDDAAQFRRVIRYMKKWRTHQFSSNGNEAPTGISLTVLAYHLFSVSKQYDWSTKKYVYDDFSALDNMVKNIENEFTLSWNSQDEKYYHIIATALPVEPGNDLFEKMTDKQMENFYQKVASMSTKLDDVKTKEKKADACSTLVNLFGADFPVTVDKSMVGTSESA; from the coding sequence ATGGTTAATTTACAAAAGGAATTTATTGATTTTCATAACAAAATCAAATTGGATGATGAAAATGCTACTTTGCGAGAAAAGAGAGATATTTTGTTGAAAAAGCTTAAAGACAATATATCTAAAGATGCAGCTGCATATACGACCTTTAATCAAGGAAGCTATGCTATGGGCACTGGGATCATTCCCGAAGATGAAGATTATGATATTGATGTTGGCATTAAGTTCAACATTAATAAAGAGGATTATTCAGATCCACTCGTGGCAAAGAAATGGGTTAGAGATGCCTTGAAAGGTCATACAAAGAGTGTTGAAATTCGTAGATCCTGTGTCACTGTTACATACCAAAAAGAAGGTGAGTCAGTTTTTCATGTAGACTTTGCAATATATGCGGCAGATAATGTTGATGGAAAACTGTATATAGCCAAAGGTAAAGAGTATTCTACGACTGAAAACAAAAAATGGGAATTATCCGATCCTCAAGGATTAATTACGACAATTAAAGGAAAACACAGTGGAGATGACGCAGCTCAATTTCGAAGAGTGATTCGATATATGAAAAAGTGGAGAACGCATCAATTCTCTTCAAACGGGAATGAAGCACCGACAGGAATAAGTCTTACGGTACTTGCATATCATTTGTTTTCAGTTAGTAAACAGTATGATTGGTCAACCAAAAAGTACGTGTATGATGATTTTTCAGCACTTGATAATATGGTAAAGAATATTGAAAATGAATTCACATTATCATGGAACAGTCAGGACGAAAAATACTATCATATTATTGCTACTGCCTTGCCGGTAGAACCCGGTAATGATTTGTTTGAAAAGATGACAGATAAGCAGATGGAGAACTTTTACCAGAAGGTTGCATCGATGAGTACAAAGCTTGATGACGTAAAAACAAAAGAAAAGAAGGCTGATGCATGTTCGACTTTGGTCAATTTATTCGGTGCAGATTTTCCTGTTACTGTTGACAAGAGCATGGTCGGTACATCTGAATCAGCGTAA
- a CDS encoding PC4/YdbC family ssDNA-binding protein yields MAEIKYEIKENIGVLSESAKGWTKELNLVSWNDKEAKYDLREWDPTHQKMGKGITLTHDELKLLKETLINLEL; encoded by the coding sequence ATGGCAGAAATAAAATATGAAATCAAAGAAAATATTGGTGTATTGTCGGAATCAGCGAAAGGCTGGACTAAAGAATTAAATCTTGTGAGCTGGAATGACAAAGAAGCGAAATATGACTTAAGAGAATGGGATCCTACGCATCAAAAAATGGGTAAAGGGATTACATTGACTCATGATGAGCTGAAATTGTTAAAGGAAACTCTGATTAACTTGGAACTGTGA
- a CDS encoding nucleotidyltransferase domain-containing protein, giving the protein MSVNSYAETLSSNLVLSETEKQSIRTSISTLRSRLSAYFEDIEEMFEFGSYTRGTILPRKADSNSDIDFMIVFKNGSAYKPQTHLNRLKKFAEKYYSTSEIFQSSPTIVLSLNHIKFELLPAYSENLLWTKSYYIPAPQNVYEEWILTKPNEFNTALTNKNVNENSKIKPMIRLAKYWNARQNHLYASYLLEEYIVNKSYGYYTSSVFDYFAEFALSLPTGHLNQTDRTKVESLQNNIAEIKNLRTQGYESSAEEKLKKLLPTV; this is encoded by the coding sequence ATGAGTGTAAATAGTTATGCTGAAACTTTATCGAGTAATTTGGTCTTAAGTGAAACCGAAAAGCAAAGTATTAGAACATCTATATCAACTTTGAGATCAAGATTAAGTGCCTATTTTGAAGATATCGAAGAAATGTTTGAGTTCGGATCATATACGCGTGGAACAATACTTCCAAGAAAAGCTGATAGTAACTCAGATATTGATTTTATGATTGTCTTCAAGAATGGTAGCGCTTATAAACCACAGACGCATCTTAATAGATTGAAGAAGTTTGCTGAAAAGTATTATTCAACTTCAGAGATATTCCAGTCATCTCCGACAATAGTATTGAGCTTGAATCATATAAAATTTGAATTGCTACCTGCTTATTCTGAGAATTTGCTATGGACAAAATCATATTATATTCCGGCTCCACAAAACGTGTATGAAGAATGGATCCTTACGAAGCCAAATGAGTTTAATACGGCATTGACAAATAAGAATGTCAATGAAAACAGTAAGATTAAGCCTATGATTAGATTAGCGAAATATTGGAATGCAAGGCAAAATCATCTTTATGCGTCCTATCTTTTAGAAGAGTATATAGTGAATAAAAGTTATGGCTATTATACCAGTTCGGTGTTTGATTATTTTGCAGAATTTGCATTAAGCTTGCCAACTGGCCATTTAAATCAAACTGATAGAACAAAGGTGGAGAGTTTGCAAAATAATATCGCTGAAATCAAGAATTTAAGAACTCAGGGATATGAATCTTCAGCAGAAGAGAAGTTGAAGAAGCTTTTGCCAACTGTGTAA
- a CDS encoding SprT family zinc-dependent metalloprotease has protein sequence MERHSIIYGGKIIEFDLERKNVKNINLNVKPDMTVVVSANEKVPIDYIISFVKSKASWIIKNIGYFKDVQSEHAEEKVYLSGETFKYLGKQYRLKVEETSESEGVKYYRGYLYLTVKDKQDYNRKEKLINAWYREKAIEKFSESLQRVYSAVEKYGIEKPEILIRTMKARWGSCTPEKKSILLNSELIKAPKLCIDYVVLHELAHFKYRYHDNDFYDFITSLMPDWKQRKEILDEEIVREL, from the coding sequence ATGGAAAGGCATTCAATCATCTATGGTGGGAAAATCATTGAATTTGATTTAGAACGAAAAAATGTCAAGAACATCAATCTCAATGTGAAGCCAGATATGACCGTGGTTGTATCAGCTAATGAAAAAGTTCCCATTGATTATATTATTAGTTTTGTAAAATCAAAAGCTTCGTGGATTATCAAAAATATTGGTTACTTTAAGGATGTGCAATCGGAACATGCTGAAGAGAAGGTATATTTAAGTGGCGAAACATTTAAGTATTTGGGAAAACAGTACCGTTTAAAAGTTGAAGAAACTTCTGAAAGTGAAGGGGTTAAATACTACAGAGGTTACCTTTATTTAACCGTTAAGGACAAACAGGATTACAACCGAAAAGAAAAACTGATTAATGCTTGGTACAGAGAAAAGGCAATAGAGAAATTTTCGGAAAGTCTTCAAAGAGTGTATTCAGCAGTTGAAAAATATGGGATCGAAAAACCTGAGATTCTTATTAGAACTATGAAAGCTCGCTGGGGGTCCTGTACCCCGGAAAAAAAGTCAATTCTTCTGAATAGTGAACTGATTAAAGCACCGAAGCTATGCATTGACTACGTGGTACTTCATGAGTTGGCTCACTTTAAATACAGATATCATGACAACGACTTTTATGATTTCATTACATCTCTAATGCCGGATTGGAAACAGAGAAAAGAGATACTGGATGAGGAAATTGTAAGGGAATTATAA
- a CDS encoding type I restriction endonuclease subunit R: MLKFNEYDELNISQIPALEVLNTIGYTIIPPEKAEQMRGNLYNVILKEVLYDRLNEINGFEFKGKKYKFSEKNIQQAMLDIDEALTDGLIKTNEKIFDSLVLGRSYPENLSEMDGTKSFNLNYIDWEHPENNVFHVVEEFSVEREDGQGTVRPDIVTFINGIPFGVIECKKASISIAQGISQMLRNQGKEFVPQLFKFVQIVMATNKNETQYSTTGTPKKFWSVWKEDEESDEYKWFEETLSNAVNGRIPTTQDKNIVSIFHPKRIVELIKFFTLYDKNIKKIARYQQYFAIKEIIKTIQESDKNGNRQSGVVWHTQGSGKSLTMVMLARYILSELAAVHPQVLVITDRIELDSQIHQTFNHSRLRAEKATSGRNLVDLINSNGADIITSLVHKFDTASKHQEPVKSKDIFVLIDESHRTQYGELHIKMKKVFPNACYLGFTGTPLMKKDKSTMSKFGSRMIHKYTIKDGVEDGAIVPLLYEGRLVEQTVNRNAIDKRIEMITRNISEKQAEELKKKWSKFEAIASSEQRIRLIADDIYVHYTKFYKDTYAKAMLATASKFDAIRYKESFDEFGDLKTAIVISPPDQREGYDEVDEEPKDRVLKFWNKMTEAYNDPQKYEEHMKSEFIDGDELEILIVVDKLLTGFDAPRASVLYVDKPMKEHTLLQAIARVNRLYEGKDFGLIVDYRGLIEELDSAMRTYSGAGLENFDGKDLEGALVDVISIVGKLRESYSNAVAIFKGIKNKQDKEEYELLLADEAIRNDFYGELSNFGKYFGIALESEHVYNALGEEDIKLYKRELKFYQELRASVKLRYSDTIDHKEYEAKMRNLMDTYIAAEDIIQITAPVDILNEKEFEDELMRLGSPRSKADAIRTRMTKRISEKWDENPTYYKKFSERIEEIIEQYKEKRISEAEYLEKMRSVMNDFRKGYSGTTYPEKIKHNIHAQAFYGVIKEVLEDNSYQENEQANMAAEDSPIYNYEGILADIATDVDMIIERHSKVDWHDNPDVHKKISQEIDGLLYLVKKKHFPKMTFGQIDAMIENIKTVALRRY; this comes from the coding sequence GTGTTGAAATTTAATGAATATGATGAATTGAATATATCGCAGATTCCCGCGCTTGAGGTATTGAATACGATAGGTTATACCATTATTCCACCTGAAAAAGCAGAACAAATGCGTGGGAATCTATACAATGTTATTCTAAAAGAAGTGCTTTATGATCGATTGAATGAAATAAATGGCTTTGAATTCAAAGGCAAGAAGTACAAATTTTCTGAGAAGAACATTCAGCAAGCGATGTTAGATATTGATGAAGCCCTGACGGATGGTTTGATCAAAACTAATGAGAAGATTTTTGACTCATTGGTTTTGGGGCGAAGTTATCCAGAGAATCTTTCAGAAATGGATGGTACGAAATCATTTAACTTGAATTATATTGATTGGGAACATCCTGAAAATAATGTATTCCATGTTGTTGAAGAATTTTCTGTTGAGCGGGAAGATGGGCAAGGTACAGTTAGACCGGATATCGTGACCTTTATCAATGGTATACCCTTCGGTGTAATTGAATGTAAGAAAGCCAGTATTTCTATAGCACAGGGCATCAGTCAAATGCTAAGAAATCAGGGGAAAGAATTTGTTCCACAACTCTTTAAGTTTGTTCAGATTGTAATGGCAACCAATAAAAATGAGACGCAATATTCTACTACAGGTACACCAAAGAAATTCTGGTCTGTATGGAAAGAAGATGAAGAATCAGATGAGTACAAATGGTTTGAAGAGACGCTTTCCAATGCTGTAAATGGCAGAATCCCAACGACTCAAGACAAGAACATTGTTTCAATATTTCATCCTAAGCGTATAGTTGAACTAATAAAATTCTTCACCTTGTATGATAAGAACATAAAAAAAATTGCTCGTTATCAGCAGTACTTTGCTATAAAGGAAATCATAAAGACAATACAAGAATCTGATAAAAATGGTAACCGCCAATCTGGTGTTGTTTGGCATACGCAGGGTTCTGGAAAGTCACTTACCATGGTGATGTTGGCAAGATATATTTTATCAGAGCTTGCTGCCGTACATCCTCAAGTTCTTGTTATAACAGATAGGATTGAGCTGGATAGTCAAATTCATCAAACCTTCAATCATTCTAGACTTAGAGCTGAAAAAGCAACAAGTGGAAGGAATCTGGTCGATCTGATTAATAGCAATGGAGCGGATATCATTACATCTTTAGTTCACAAATTTGATACTGCCTCGAAACACCAAGAACCGGTTAAGTCGAAAGATATCTTTGTATTAATAGATGAATCCCATAGAACACAATATGGAGAACTTCATATTAAAATGAAGAAAGTCTTTCCAAACGCATGTTATCTGGGCTTTACCGGAACACCGTTGATGAAAAAAGATAAAAGTACTATGTCTAAATTCGGTAGTCGTATGATTCACAAGTACACTATCAAAGATGGTGTTGAAGATGGTGCGATAGTGCCCTTGTTATATGAAGGTAGACTTGTCGAACAAACCGTAAACAGAAATGCCATAGATAAACGTATCGAAATGATTACACGTAATATATCAGAGAAGCAAGCAGAAGAACTCAAGAAAAAATGGAGTAAATTTGAAGCGATTGCTTCATCAGAGCAAAGAATAAGACTGATTGCAGATGATATATATGTGCATTATACAAAGTTTTACAAAGATACTTATGCTAAGGCCATGTTGGCAACAGCTTCAAAGTTTGATGCTATTCGCTATAAAGAGTCATTTGACGAATTTGGTGATTTGAAAACAGCAATCGTTATTTCACCTCCGGACCAGCGAGAAGGATACGATGAAGTTGACGAAGAGCCGAAAGATCGTGTGCTTAAATTCTGGAATAAAATGACGGAAGCGTATAATGATCCACAGAAGTATGAAGAGCATATGAAAAGCGAATTCATAGATGGCGACGAACTTGAGATATTAATTGTCGTTGATAAGCTTCTTACAGGATTTGATGCACCAAGAGCATCTGTGCTATATGTCGATAAGCCAATGAAAGAACATACTTTATTACAGGCAATAGCAAGGGTGAATCGTCTTTATGAAGGTAAAGACTTTGGTTTGATTGTTGATTACAGAGGATTGATTGAAGAACTGGATTCAGCTATGAGAACATATTCTGGTGCTGGTCTTGAGAATTTTGATGGCAAAGACCTTGAGGGGGCATTAGTTGATGTAATTAGTATTGTAGGGAAGTTAAGGGAGTCATATTCTAATGCGGTTGCTATCTTCAAAGGCATTAAGAATAAGCAAGATAAGGAAGAATATGAATTGTTACTTGCCGATGAAGCTATCCGCAATGATTTTTATGGTGAGCTTAGTAATTTTGGGAAGTATTTTGGTATAGCGCTTGAGTCTGAGCATGTTTACAATGCCCTTGGCGAAGAGGATATCAAGTTATATAAGCGTGAACTTAAGTTTTATCAAGAACTTAGAGCGTCTGTTAAGCTTAGATATTCGGATACGATTGATCATAAAGAGTATGAAGCAAAAATGAGAAATCTGATGGATACCTATATTGCAGCAGAGGATATAATTCAAATTACTGCACCAGTAGATATCTTAAACGAGAAAGAATTTGAAGATGAGTTAATGCGCCTTGGATCACCGAGATCAAAAGCAGATGCAATAAGAACGAGGATGACCAAGCGAATCAGTGAAAAGTGGGATGAAAACCCAACCTATTACAAAAAGTTCTCGGAACGTATCGAAGAGATCATCGAACAGTATAAAGAAAAGAGAATTTCTGAGGCTGAGTACCTTGAAAAGATGCGTTCAGTCATGAATGATTTCAGAAAAGGTTATTCAGGTACGACATATCCGGAAAAAATCAAACACAATATTCATGCTCAGGCATTTTATGGGGTGATCAAAGAGGTTTTAGAAGACAACTCTTATCAGGAAAATGAACAGGCTAATATGGCAGCGGAAGATAGTCCTATTTACAATTACGAAGGCATTTTAGCGGATATTGCGACAGATGTGGACATGATCATTGAAAGACATAGTAAAGTTGATTGGCATGACAATCCTGATGTGCATAAAAAGATTTCTCAAGAGATTGACGGATTGCTATATTTGGTGAAAAAGAAACATTTTCCTAAAATGACCTTTGGTCAAATCGATGCAATGATTGAGAATATTAAAACTGTTGCACTCAGAAGGTATTAG